A window of the bacterium genome harbors these coding sequences:
- a CDS encoding type II toxin-antitoxin system HicB family antitoxin, which produces MVRKTFKQTVHQYTAIFEPDEEKGGYTVTIPSLPGRISEGDTFEEALENIQEAASLYLEVMGKHKEEIPTEDRGVIVSPIRVHAKV; this is translated from the coding sequence ATGGTGAGGAAAACATTTAAACAAACAGTTCATCAATATACAGCAATCTTCGAACCGGATGAGGAAAAAGGCGGATACACGGTTACTATTCCTTCTTTGCCCGGCCGTATCTCGGAAGGTGATACTTTTGAAGAGGCATTAGAAAATATTCAGGAAGCAGCCAGCTTATATTTAGAAGTTATGGGCAAGCACAAAGAAGAAATTCCTACAGAAGATAGAGGTGTGATTGTTTCGCCTATTCGTGTCCATGCAAAAGTTTAA
- a CDS encoding type II toxin-antitoxin system HicA family toxin → MFKLPALKPEQVIKALEKAGFRFIRQKGSHRIYIKDNTSITIPYHRKDLRKGTLRHIIKQSSLTVKEFLDLL, encoded by the coding sequence ATGTTTAAATTGCCCGCTTTAAAGCCAGAGCAAGTGATAAAGGCTTTGGAAAAAGCAGGTTTTCGTTTTATTCGCCAAAAAGGCAGTCATCGCATCTATATAAAAGATAATACTAGTATAACTATCCCTTATCATCGTAAAGATTTAAGAAAAGGAACCTTAAGACATATCATTAAACAATCATCTTTAACCGTGAAAGAATTTTTGGATTTGCTCTAA